Genomic segment of Ictalurus furcatus strain D&B chromosome 9, Billie_1.0, whole genome shotgun sequence:
tgatagattagaaaatgttgttggcattaagggaacggtcctctcctggctcaggtcttatttgaccgatcagtatcagttcgtagatgtaaatggcgacttctccacgcataccgaggttaaatttggtgttccacaaggttctgttttaggcccactgctttttactttatatatgctacctctaggtcaaattatttctaatcatggaattagcttccactgttatgctgatgatacacagctctATGTTTCaacgaagccagaggacagacaccAGCTTATTAAAGTTGAGGAaggtgtaaaggacattagatgctggatgcttattaacttcctattacttaattctgataagacagaagtacttgtattaggaccacatgtagctagaagtaagctttctgatcacatagtaactctggaagGACTCTCTGTTAcgtcatgtacagcagtaaaagaccttggagtgattgttgattccagtctatcatttgaggctcatgtagataatatgactaggatagccttctttcatctcagaaatatttctaaaataagaactATATTGTCagtacatgatgcagaaatattagttcatgctttcgtcacctctagactagattactgtaatgccttactgtctggatgttccagtaggtgcataaacaaactccagttagtccagaatgcagctgctagagtcctaattagaaccagaagatacgacatcatcaccctgatcttatcaacactgcattggctcccagtaaaatctcacattgattataaaatactattattaacttataaagcactaaaccgtctcgtgccacagtatctaagcgaccttttggttttctatgatccaccaagcctacttagatcaaaagatgcaggctatttgacggtaccccgaatagcgaaggctacagcagggggaagctttctcttatagagccctacagttatggaatagccttccaattagtgttcgggactcagacacagtctcggtgtttaagtctaggcttaaaatgtatttgtttactcaaacctaccatgactagactttctgttacgctaagcataGTCCTAACAATAtcttctccccctctctccttctgtcgagccacacgcgattttatggagatactagagatcctgatcctttctgctctccggacctgcctgatccgttttggatgccctacctctggatggagctctcatctgcTCCAATTCCAGaatgctgggactacggctgcttctaaggtcaaacagacttcatataaaaccataatgaactttttcacactatctgttgttgcccagatgaggatggtttcccttctgagtctggttcctctcaaggtttcttcctcttaacatcttagggagtttttccttgccactgttgccaCCGGCTTTCTCAATTGCGATAaattcgcacatttaaaatctgtataccgtgtttatatgtttctgtaaagttgctttgagacaatgtctgctgtaaaaagtgctatacaaataaaattgaattgaattgaattgaatactgTGGCGGAGCTGGCCAGGCCGTATCCTGTCCCGTAACTCTAAGTGCCTGCTTAGTGTTGCTCCTGTTCCACACTAACTAGCCCTGCAAATCTGGTGATTTGGTGTTCAGTGTCAGTCAGAATGTACATGTGTGTTGCAGAAGCAGTAACGGTGTTTGTGCCCATCCACTGTTTATGAGAAGCAGCCTCTGTTCCTTATGCAGCCCTGTCTATAAGCAACTTTCAGCCTTAAAAAATAGACAGTGAGTTGACAGAAGAGCTCAGCAGAGCTGCACATGATGCAGAGTGAtattcatttttgcatttatattaataatgatgAGGATCCTGTATAGGAAATGTACTGATAAATACGAAACTATATGAATGTGTGCCAGTGATATAGTAAGTCAGCCGCAAGTTAACCTGATTTGAAAACAGCAGACTCAAACTGGACTTCATAACAAaaactacactttttttttctcatgtaaGCAACCCATACAGTACCACACGGTGTCAGTTTCTATTTGTGTTCTGTGGTACGGTTCAAACAATATGAGAATGCAGTGTGTTGAATGTCTCAACATTTGCAACTCTCCCAACACATGACTCATGTTCACACGCACAAAAACACACGCCATGTTATCTACAAATAGAGTTATTATTTTAAGAGAAAGACCATGCCTGAAGCTGTACTTTCCTTCAAGTAAACTTCCTAAAGGTTCTCATCTCTCCATTTTGTTCCTCATGATGGAGATTCCACATCTGCACCTCCCTGCATCCTCTCTAATATATAGCTCCTGAATGGCTGACTATCTAgtacaggggtgtccaatcttatccagaaagggccggtgtgggtgcaggttttcattccaaccaagcaggagccacacctgattccatctgtttaatcagttgatcttggctttcaatagattcaggtatACTTCTGcttgttggaatgaaaacctgcacccacaccggccctttctggataagattggacacccctgatctagtgCTAAGAAGCAGCCATCCGAAACCCCAGCCCAAGTTCTCTGAGTTCTACCTTATTACAGTTCCACTATCTCTCTCCGTATTTGAAGGTGTGGTTTgcaccagcaaaaaaaaaaaaaaagttgtgattCATAACCTGTTTTGTTAGAAAAGTTTGTATAAATCTGGAACAACATTCAAGAACTCAAGATTCCTAACAGGCTCAAATATCATTAACTGTTTTGTGCATatagaatgtgagagagaattGTTGAtttcaaatatgtttattaGCACAAAATCACTGAATTTATCATGATTTGAAAGCATGttatatttcaaacatttattatttcctcttttattaatttcttgtcGAGTTCTCCTTCAGATCTGCTTGTGGTGTTGTGGAAAAGCTTGGAACAATTCCAACATGCCAAATGACCTGTAATTTTTGAATGAAAGATATAGGATTATAGTTACGTGGCATTAAATTACTCTTAAAACTAAGATAGTGAGTAAATGGAAGTATTTAATCAGAGCAAGCTTTTGTAACTTACTAGCAAATACCAATATTAACACAGATTGTTCTTGGATTATCTGTGGTAGAAAGTTCCTCCACCAAGGTATCCAAGTACTTATTAATGATTGTCTTGCAGAGACCTCGCAGGAATCCGATTGAATTGCAGACTTCCGCCAATTGTGCTTTAATCATGTCCTGTGGTAATGCACAAACTGTGTGAAAAATGTTCATGGCACCAGTTGCTTTGAGTTTTTATCTATATAGTATTATGCTTATCACGCACCACAGTTGGATTAATGCCAAGATGTTTTTTCACGTTGTTCATGGCCCACTGACAAGCCCAACAGGCACCAGGGAACAGGTGAATCTCAGACATCGGCAAATCCTCATCCTTATCAGCAGAATCCTGAGAAGTGACCAAATATTACTGAGCAACTTGCAAATACTACAAACAAATGAAGCCTgggtaaaacattttatatttgcgTATTACAGTTAGAGATGTGTACAGTTTGGAGGCATTCATAGCCTTTTAAGCTCTAGTGTGACTGAGTGCACATTGTACAATGCAAAAGATATATATTATTTGCAATTTAAATAACATACCAAAGTCCCATCAAGGAGTTCCTCAGCAGAGTCAACTCTCAGGTATTCCATGTGCATTGCACAGGCTGAGAATCAGAGTGAACAAAGCAATATACTTTTAACATAGATTTTATATAACCACATTGAATAAAATTGTTTGACTAGAATTGTCTGATAAATCATACCTGAGCCTATGAAGAAAGAAGCAACGAGGAGGTTCCAGAACATAGTGATGGTTAAAGATGGAAAAGATATGTGATTTCCAGAGAGTAGAAGAGTCTGTTTTAATGCAACACCTACTGGTGGGCTTTATATCTCCGTTGACTTCCTACAGTAAGTTTGCCCCTTCTGTGACCACAacccaaaactatatatatcCTGTTCTGTAACTCAAAATGCCTGCTCATTATTGCTCATGTTCTGATCCGGAAATATGCTAATATGCCCAGTGTCATGCTCAATATTTATCAGTGCACCCTCAAAGTAATATTATTTTAGGATGATAAATTACATCTCtatcttgtttaaatgcaatttgtttaatttttatgcagtatttattatgtgtatttatttacagatctatatttttttagtaaataaagGTCcagtaatttttatttatatatattatttatttgcttaatttctattttattataactATTACCCCACCTCTTGCAGTGTTATTTAAGAATACCAGATGAAAACATGCATAGAATTCATGTCATTAAATTTGATAATGATTACTTAAGTTGCTTTGAACTGGATACTAGATGCAGGtattatccattcattcatctaagTAATTACTTCATTTTGGTCAGGGTGGATTCCAGACCTATCCCCAGGAACACTATAAACATGAGAAAGAAATACACACTGGGTGGGATGCCTATTATGCTGCTATGTAGGAAGTAGGTTTGTTTTGCTGTGTCTTACTTCAGAAGTAGGGTATAGTCAGGTGAAAAGAGAGCTTTGACTTTTTgaagacagataaagaaaacTGGCTAGATCCAAAGTAAGTTATTTTGCAGAGATTAGGCTAGAATTAAGTTTAGGCTGGGTATAAAGGGTTGAATGAACTCTTAAATTGATTCTCAGCCAATTCAACTTTCAGATATCTTAGATGCCCTGTGGCtttctttatcattattattgttattattattgatattattagggggccaagcactgaaggtgcatAGGCatcctattgttattctaccttttctacttattattattattattattattattattattatcatctacGTCTTCTGGCTAGAGTGTCTGAGGTAGCCCACAGAACCATCtagtaaaaagttgtgaaatttggcacactgattgcgGAGgttctaaggaacattctgaccaaatttggaaCCAAGTCCTGCCAATGCTCTTGCGCCACCACTGGGACAAATTTGAAAGTACTAATTTGAAAGTACATGGTtgtaacttttgaaccgtgtgtCCAATTTAAAAGCCAGGTATCCCTGGATTACCTGAGTGAAGATGAGTTTAACGCAGCCTATGAAGTCAATTTCCAACTAATTAGATTTTCCGCCATAGTGGACTTCTTCTCCTACAAAATGAATTTTGAATACTCCAAACGGTTTGTCCATAATGGGCCAATGAATCTGGCAGCAAAGCCACCAAACAAGAAGTGAGGTGCAATCTCAGCATCGACTTTGTGCACTGAAACAAAACGTGGTAGGCACCTTCAGAACCATTACCTGAGACTATTTTCATGCCATTACCACCTACTGGTCAAGAGTAATGATAACATCCTAAAAATGCTTATGTCTAAacatttttgctactcctcctcctccaaatgtTGTGCactcttcaccaaatttggttcacatcatcttgagaccagtttaaaaacattatcaaagaaattttgatattcaaaaccGTTCTCCTGTAACATGctggcaaatgcaaaaaaaaaacaaaaaaaacaaaaaaaaacaaaaaaccaggATATGAGGGTGTATCTCAGCAGTGCATCTACATATTACAAAAATTGATAAGCATTTTCAGGATCACACCCGAATGTACTCAAGAGGTTTTGTGACTGTGCCACCTTGTGCTCAAGAACTGTAACAACTTCAATTTTTTCCTCATATCATTTGAGAAATTTGTGCTAAATTCACAGGTCTTTTTTCCTATAATTCCCAGGAGTATGCTGCGGTGAACGAACACCAACATCTGAAATTTAAGTGTACTTCCTGTCAACTATCTTGAATTTTGTCAAAAAACTGAGACCTGGCTAAACAACTGTCTACTGGAAGGGTCTCCAAACATTTTGTAAGTGAGGGCTCCCTGATAGGATAAAATAATCTAGAGAGCTACTTTGATGTACtcaaaaagtaaaatttattataaaaagagatataaacatgctttttttttaaaaaaaaactttacttcTAATCACCATCATATTTCAAAGGAATAATGAAATATCTTGATATCCTTGctcaataaatattaatgatttCTCAcaagcatttttaaatatttttttatttaataatcaatcctgaaaaataatgaaaatatatttaaatatgtacatttataattaattcatttataatggGTTGACTCTTCgttattacatttattccaAGTCTGCAAGAACCAGTACGGCTTTTAGCTTAATTATTCACTGAATATTGACTGATATTCTGATTTAATGTAAGGTATAAATAGGGTCTTATGCAGGGACTGGGACTAtgactcatactcacacacatatacaagcCAGACATTGTGggagtattttctttttgcatatGAAAAATGAGGAGAAAAATCAGTCCGATTGAAAGTGATGTGATTGCTTAAGAAGAAAACtctaaaataaagttttaatgtCTTTGAATTTAACTTTGTTTTATGTATCTTAATCAGCTTCtccctttttattatttctcaaAGCTACAAATGGAGTGATAAAGTAAAAGAAGTTTATGAGAAAGACCATGCCTGAAACTGCACCTTTTTTTAAGCTAACAACTTAGAAGCTAACAACTTCAGCTAACAACTTAGAACACAGAAGATCCTCATCtctccattttgtttcttgTGATGAAGTTTCCCCAACACTGTCCTCCCTACTATACAACAACTTCTACCTAAGACTTCATCTTGGGGGGACATGGTTGTCTAGAGCAGAGTAGAAGCCATCTAAAACCACAGTCCAAGTTCTCACCGTTCTTCTTTATTATAGTTCCTGAATCACACTCCATGTCACTACCGTTTGGTGTGGTCTACACttgcaaataaaattttactttGTAAAACTTTGTTGTAAAACTTTGTTGGAGAAGTTCTTTGAATAAATCTGACATAGCACTTTTTACAGACTCTTtacacattcaaccatcattaACTATTTTGTACacatagaaggagagagagagagaattaatgctttcaaatattttattagcagAGAATGCGGGAGTTTTGTGCTACTGGTAGTTTTGTGGAAAAGCTTGGATCAATTCCCACATGCCCACTGACCTGTAATTGTTTAATGCAAGATAAATGTTTAGAATAAATCTTATAAAAGTGTTCTTAAAACAAATACTGGATGCTGCATGGAGAAGTGGAATTATTTAGTCAGAATAAGTGTTCATAACTCACTTGCAAAGGCCAGCTGTAGCACAGATTGTTTCTGGATCATCAACAGTAGAAAGTTCCTCCACCAAGAGATCAATGTTCTTATTAACCATTTTCTTACAGGAATCTCACACCTCTGAATATGTTACAGATGCTcttcagtgtttttaaaaaatctttatcTGTGGTAAATTTTAaactgtgtgaggaaaaattAAAGGTaccaatttctttattttacctATTCTGTATGATACTTATCACTCACCACATTTTCATTATTACAAAGATGTTTTTTCACTTTCTTCATGAACTTCTTACACATCCCACGCAGGATATTAGCGAACTGTTCCTCGAGCATCAGCAAATCGTCATCCTGATCAGCAGAAACATTATAAGTGGCTGAAAGCACCTGAGCAAAGAGTAAATATTGCAAACAAATTAAACCTGAGTAAAACTCCATTTTACAATTGAGACTTTTTCAGTTTGGTGGTGTTTAGAGTAGACTCTGATGAGACTGAGCATACATTgtactgattttaaaaaataacatcaaATAGGCAATTTATCGAATAAACCCCAAGTCCCATCAAGGAGTTTCTCAGAATCAACTTTCAGGTATTCCAGGTGCACTGCATAGGCTGAGAAGCAGAGGGAACAAAACATTGTCCTTTTAACTGAATAATCATAGAATTTATATGACCTCCTAGTTCTGAGCATTTAAGAATAGACATAATGACTAGTGTTTTAccttttgattaatttttagTAAAATAACCACACTGATTAGAATTGTGTGTATTTACCTGCACCTATGAGGAAAGAAGCAATGAGGATGTTTCAGAGCATACTGGTTGAAGATGCACAAGGTAAGTGACTTATTGAGATCCGAATAGTCTGTCTTTATATAGCATCTGCTGGAGGTCTTTTATCATTTTGATCTTCCCACAACAGCCACAAACCAGAAATGCTGATGCAGACCAGCTCAAAGTCATGCTCAGTATTTTCCAGTGCACCTACCACCTATCTTACAAGAAAGAACATTTTATGATGTTTAATTACAacttatgtattttatattattattattattattattattattattattattatcatttattcatttattttattattcacatattATTCATATGTgcagagtacaagtacagagccaatgaaatgcagttagcaTATAACTAGAAGtgcaaatatatatgtgtgtgtgtgtgtgtgtgtgtgtgtgtgtgtgtgtgtgcctgttggtggcaacaggcactgaggtttcagtgagcacaatTAGGCCCAACGCAAAATCACaggaaaagtcggctcaaaacatataaataagctatagaagttttgggattcggttctgtggagcgatgaaagaaaactggaactttatggcacgatggatcagcggtatgtctggagaaagaagaatgaagaaacactctgtccacagtcaagcatggtggtggctcagtgatgctttggggctgctttgcatcctctgtcACTGGAaagattcattgaagtatcaggaaatcctaggagaaaacgtcatgccatttgtgaggaagctgaagcttgggcgtcattggaccttcctgcaggacaatgatcccaagcatacctcaaattccaccaagactTGCTTGTAGAAGTCATcttggaagattctacagggccatcacagtcacctgacttgaacctcaTAGAAAAtatctggtgggatttgaagaaggcggtgaGCAATGAGCAATGGGATACGATTCCTCAGGAAGCTGGTGTCtcgctatgcatctcatttgcagcaggtcataacagcaaaagggtgctctactaaatactaaagattcaaatcaaaatcaaaatcaaaatcaaaaattcaaaaatcatgttgaaactggagaagtaattataagttgcattttcaattAACTTTGGGGAAAACTTGTTGTGTTGTTTGATTTAAAGTCTTAAAGTCtaaatctgatttgcaatgagggttgaataattttgattgcaactaattatatatatatatatatatatatatatatatatatatatatatatatatatatagttccctccactaatattggcacccttaatatgagcaaataaggctgtgaaaatttgtcttcattgtttaatcttttgtttaaaaaaatcacaaaaatactctactctcatggatatcaaacaattgcaaacacaacacaggttcatcagaaaaaaatatctttgttaaatacaaatgtacaacaattattggcacccttttagtcaatactttgtgctacctccctttgccaagataacagctctgagtcttctcctataatgcctgttgaggttggagaatacatggcaagggatctgagaccatccctccatagagaatctctccagatccttcaaatttcgaggtccatgctggtggactctcctcttcagttcaccccacaggttttctaggggtttcaagtcaggggactgagATGGCCATGGCAGGTGTAAGGATCCGGCTAGATCCTCATGGGTTTCTCAGGAAAGTTAATATAACTCAGCCGGACACATAGTTTATTACACTGCAGGATACCATAGGCTTATGCATGGTCACAGGTCGGTCATTAGAAGAGAATTGACCAagtaaaacatcccaaaaatggTACCTTAACATGAGACCGCGTGTCAGCACTTGATGTGtaggtcacagagagagagagcgagcagggTGGCGACCACGCCCCTTGACCCCACGTGACATCATCATAGCCGATCATTACATATCCCCCCCACTTAAAACAAGGGCTGTCCTCAGGCCGTAACATAAAGGAAACTTAACAGCACCTAGGTGCCTGTGTGACAGCTGACATAAGTAGGGCTACAGAAAGCAGTACCATTAATCACACCTTTGCCTGTTCCACATAAATATAGTCCAACATTCTGCAACAAGaacagcatttctttttctcaaTGTGCACTGAATTAACATCTTCAGAACTTCACACTTGCCTGAAATAATATCGTAACATCAAAACCTCAAGGCACACAGGCATTAACAGTATTGCAAAAACAAAGCAGTATGTTACATTACCATATTAATAAACGTTCACTCTTGTAAGACAATAGACTGCCAAACCAATATAAGGCCTTCACagacagcattaaaaaaaaataaagcagaataagaccagagaatgagaaaaactgaaaacagatCACTTCAATATTCAAATAGAGGAGCAAAATAAGGATTTGTCCACCTGTTAACCTCCCAGTTACAGGTAACCCTTGGTGTGTGCCTAGGGTGAAGGGCGTATGAGTGCGTTCCTGTGTAAGCAGGCTGTGTATGCAGATGTGTGAGGTAAGGAACCTCTGCATGCCTAGGGCCAAGGGCGTATGAGTGGGTTTCTGTGTgcacagactgtgtgtgagtgaggtgcACATCAGTGTGAGGTAAGACAAAGTCAGGGTGTGTGGACACAGGCGTATTGTCCGAGGGAGCCTGTGCCACCATGGCTGGACAGGCTGTGAACTGGTCATGGGATCGTGGTTCCTCAAATAAGAAGTCAATCCATACTCCCCCTGGTCATCAGGGATATCCACTACTCTGTCCTGTACATTAGCTTCAGCCAACTCTAGGGGTGCACTCTCCAGCTTTTCCTCACCTTCAGCCCAAGTGAAAAAGGGCAGCAGATTACAAACATGGTGAACACCACCCTCCGCACCATCTGCTACTCTGGCCAGCCTGTAATTCAGGTCTGACATCACTTCGGCAATCCTGTATGGGCCTTTGTAGACTGGGGCTAGCTTGGCAGTAAAACTAGCTGAGCCATCGACCGAGGGTGAGCTTTCAGCCTAACCAAGTCACCCACATGGAACAAGATCCTGCGCCGTTTCTTGTCATAGTGTTTCTTCTGTGCAGCGTGGCTGCTTGCCAGAGAACCTCTCACATGGTCATACGCCTCCTGCAAAGTTGAAGTGAGCTCCATCTTGTAATCAGAAACTGAGTCAGCCACGCACCCAGGGCTTGGCGATATCCCTAAATCGAGAGGTGTGTTCAGGTCTCTGCCATACAAGAGAAATTGGGGCGCTGTCCTCAACGCAAAAGAGATCAAAGGTAAGTGGAGGTCCCAATCCCTATGTTTATGTCCCACACAAGTGCGGATTGCCACCTTGATGGTACGGTTCACCCATTCTGTCTGGTTAGCCTGAGGGTGATACGCTGTTGTCAGCCTGTGGTCTGAGCCGAGAGCAGCAACTACCGCTTCAAAGAAGTCGCTCACAAAGTGGACACCCCTGTCTGAGACTAGATGTGTGGGAGCGCCATGTCTTGCAAACACCTCAGAGACAAACCACTGCTGTGGCTTCCAGAATAGGATTTCCACCCATTTGGTGAAGTAGTCAATAAATACTAAAATGTACATATTCCCACGGCAAGATCTGGGGAGGAGTCCCATGAAATCAATGCCAGCAAAGTGGCTATTTACCCACGGGTAAATAGCCACCCCTGGCTTTAGGTAGCCCGCCGGCTTCTGGTTGGTCGGCTTGGACAGCTGGCAGgttacacaggacagtacataCTTCTTAACATCACCCCACATACCTGGCCAGTAGACCCGCTTCTGTAAGCGCCCAAGTGTCTTGGTTACACCCAAGTGACTAGCCATGGGGTGATCATGGAAGTATTTCAGCAGAGTGCCCCTCAGAGCTTCTGGCACATAGAAGCGTAGATCCTTGTGTAGATGATGCTGACAGGAAGTTCTCTTGTCCACAAAGTAAACCAGCCCATCCAGAATACAGAAGTCTGAGGAATCCACACAGGGGCAGCCTTCCAATTCAGTATATATTGATGAGATGACTTTGTCAGACTGCTGGAGCAACTGAAGCTGTTTCTTGTCTTCCAATACCATTAGTGGCTGGCGCCTTAGGTTTAATGAGCCAACTGTGGCATAAGGTGGTAACAGGTCTATAGGTGCCAAAGGGTCACTGGTAGGGTTTTGCGAGAGTGTATCCAGAACTAGATTAGCCTGTGTCTGTGGACAAActcaaagtcaaagtcctgCAGCTGCAAGCACCAGAGAGCTAGCCGTCCTGATGGGGAGGGCCTTGCCATCAACCACCTCAAGCTATTGTAGTCCGTCACCACTGTGACACTAGAGCCCTGAATGTACAGACGAAAATGTTCCAGAGCCCAAATTACCCCCAGGCACTCCTTCTCTGAAGTGGAATATGGGTGTTCTGACTTGTGCAGGGTACGGCTTGCAAAAGCGACAGCCCTCTCCAAGCCATCCTCACCAGTTTGGGTCAATGAGGCACCAAGGCCCACATCACAGGCATCTGTGTGTACTGCAAAAGGCTTCTCAAAGTCAGGCAAAATAAGGATTGGGGCACTGATtagctgttgttttaaataatcaaaagacACCTGGCAGTCAGTGCACCACACAAATGGGGCATCCTCCCTCTTGAGACCATCATCGGCACGGCAATACGACATACCCTGAGATGAACCTGCAGTAGTAACTTGTCATTCCTAGGAATTGTCGCACATTTTTAACTGTCTTCGGTGTGGGAAACTGTTTAATCGCAGCCACCTTACCCTCGTCAGGTCCAAGGCCTTCTGGTGTCACCAGGTAACCCAAGTAGCGTAACTTTGGATTACAAAAATGGCACTTAGCCAGCTTCAATGAAAGGCCTGCATCTGCCAAACGCCCTAACACACTGGTGAGGTCTGCCAGGTGCTGGTCGAAGGTCGGTGAGGCGACCACAATGTCATCCAGATACACCATACAGCAGTTGTGGGTGAGCCCTGCCAATACAGTATTCATCAATCTTTGAAATGTTGCAGGTGCATTTGATAACCTGAAAGGCATAACTTTAAACTGATAGAACCCTTTGTGTGACATGAAGGCTGTCTTTGGTTTTGCGTCTGGGGCCACTGACACTTGCCAGTAACCCCATGCAAGGTCCAGTGTAGAAATAAATCTACCACGTGCCAAAAAATCCAGAGAGTGATCCACTCTCGGAAGTGGGTAAGAGTCCTTCACTGTATATTTGTTAATTTTCCTAAAGTCTACACAAAATCTTGGATCTGTGCCTGGAGAGGCCCAGGGCCCTGAAGCAGGCTCAATAATGCCATCCTCCAACATTCTGGAAATCTGCTCCTCGATAATCTTTCTTATTGCAGGTGAAGCACGGTAGGGAGGAAAACAGAGTGGCTTTGGAGTCCCAGTGTCTATTATGTGCTCAACCAATGAAGTACGTCCCAGCTTTGCCCCA
This window contains:
- the LOC128612744 gene encoding antimicrobial peptide NK-lysin-like, which codes for MFWNLLVASFFIGSACAMHMEYLRVDSAEELLDGTLDSADKDEDLPMSEIHLFPGACWACQWAMNNVKKHLGINPTVDMIKAQLAEVCNSIGFLRGLCKTIINKYLDTLVEELSTTDNPRTICVNIGIC